CTGTTGCAAAGCTCATGCACAGAGCTATGAAAAAGGGAGGGATAGGAGACCTGGAAGAAACTCCTGCAAGCAAACCGAATAGCACTATTGCCAGTTTTAGCCAGTTATTTCGGTGCCTTAGAGGGCTAATAAGGGCATAGTCATCAAGGATATTTGTCATATTGAAAACCTGCAGAACGGTAGATGAAACCTGAAAATTAAAGGCTAAAAATAAAAGACAAAAGATAAAAACCTTCCTACCTGAGAGGAAGGAAACATGGTGAAAAAATATAAAAATAGATTACAGGGACTGGCTATCTCCTTCGGACTTACTTTTTTCTCCGTAGGCAAGGTCGCTTTCATATCTCTTTTTGGCCCTGTAATATCCGAAGAAATATCCCAGGATGCCTGCACCTATAGCAGCCTGAAGCCCAAAGAGTAGGCTCTCGATTTCACCGCTCGGAGGTTCCCAGAAGGGTTCTGCTACAGGTTCATAGGTTCCGCCAGTGATTTCAATTATTGCGTCTTCAGCCTGCCCGTCGGCTCCCATATATTCGGCATCTGTTGTCGAAGACATATAGACAAACTGAATTGCAAAGATCAAGATGATGGCAAGCACAATAATTTCCAGTTTTCTGCTCATGCTGAGCTCCCTCTAAGTTTTCGAACAACTGCAGCTTCAATTACTTTCATCTCCACAAGGATATCACTTTTTACGTTGACCACGTACTTGAAGAGCAGAGCACTGACCGCACCTTCCATAATTGCCAGAGGCAGCTGCGTAAGTCCAAAGATAGCCCCGAATATCTTAAGTTGGGCCAGAAATCCTCCTAAGGTAAGGATATTTCCTTCAGGATAGGCAAGCGCAAGCTGTACAGAAGTTACGCCATAAGTTGCCCAATCTCCAATAGCTGTAGCAAGGAAGACAACGAAATAAAAATTAATCCTGGCTTTCATACCTGCCTTATAAACAATATATGCTGCCAGAGGGCCTGCTATTCCCATAGAGAATACATTTGCTCCAAGGGTTGTCAATCCGCCATGGGCAAGGAATAGAGCCTGGTAGAGAAGCACGATGGTCCCGAGCACTGCAGAAATCGCCGGTCCGAACATGATTGCAGCAATCCCGGTTCCGGTAGGATGAGAACAACTTCCGTTAACAGAAGGTAATTTCAGTGCAGAGAGCACGAAAATAAACGCACCTGCAACAGCCAGAAGAGGCAGTATCTCACGTTTTTCATTTACAAGCCTGTTCATTTTATAAATCCCATACAGTATCACCGGTACGGATACTATAAACCACAACTGCCACCAGGGGGCGTTTAAAAAACCTTCCATTATATGCATAGGATCACCGTGTGATATCAAGTAAACATTATTGGACTTAAGGCAAGTTAAATTGAGTTCATTTATAGATAAAGGTTACGGTGAGGCAGAAGCGAGTGCGTGAGAGCTTACCAAATTAATCTAAAGGTAGATAATATTTTCGAAATTTGGAAAGTATAGAGTAGAACAAGTAAACTTGAATCATTATTCGATATAAATAAGGTAAATAATTATGCCCAATTTTTAATAATATTTAAAAAAGGATATTACATGAGGTTAGTGGAGAGAACAAAAGTGAAAAATTAGATTTGTTAGTTCAAAAGACAGGATAGTCCTGGATATGAAAAGCTAGGTTGAGTAAAGAATAGAAAAATAATAGAAAAAGAAAAGGAAAAAAATATAAAAAATGGAGGTTATAATCAAATACAGATCCCGTTTTAAAACCCTGGAAGACGGGCAAGAAAGAACAAATTGGAGCAATGGATATCAACTAAATTTGCTTTAGCGAATTAATATTGTACTTCGTACTACATAAATATATCTGTTTTTCCCGTTTGAGAAATAATTTTTGAAAAATTGTGAAAGATTGCTCCTAAAATAAATTCTTAAAAGTAAAAAGATGAAGCTGCATGAAAAATTCGATGGAATAAATGAAATTTAAGGAATTTACTTGAGATGGTGAATTTAAAAGAATTATTTAATTTATAAAATTAAGCAAATTACTTAAACTTATCTAGAAAACCGCAAATCAATTGCTAAAGAAAGCTGTCAGATATGCAACTGTAAAATAACGCCCAAATTTACCAAGAAAAACCATGACAGAAAAGTACCGGAAAGGGAGCTGCATAAGCCCGGCAACCATGGTAATTATATCTCCTATACCCGGTACCCAGGTGAAAAGCAGGGTATAAAGACCATATTTTTTAAAAAATTTTTCAATTTTCTCAATCTTCTCAGGGGAAGGAGATAGGTATTTTTCAAGTACCGGACGCCCTTTTAATCCGAGATAGTAAGTCGTGCAGGATCCGAGAAAATTGCCTAAAGTCGCTACCATAACGACAGCAAAAGGATTGAAGTCCTGATAAATGAGAGCTATTATGAGCGCTTCCGACCCTAAAGGCAAAATTGTGGAAGCCAGAAAGCTCAGCACAAAGAGATTCAGATAACCGTAATCGGCAAGAAAGGAAGTCAAGGCTTCAAGCATTATAATCAACAATCGTAGTTCACTATTTTAAGCTGTCGTCTCAAACATTAATTCGTGGGAACTTTGGGAATGAGATTTTCGTGGGACTCCTGGAATGAGATCTGGTAAAAGTGAAAGGAAGTCAGTCTGGATAAGGAAAGAAAAACAATAAAAATAATATAAAATTGTAAAAGATGGTAAAAATTGTAAAAATGGTACGAAAATTATAAAAATGATAAAAAATAATAAAAGATGATAAAAGTACTAACAAAATAAGGTGACAAAAAAGTGATAGAAGAATAATAGTAAATTATAGAAAATAATAAGAATCGTAGAAAAAAGAAACAGAAAGCTGGAAATCATAAATCTGATGTCCAGTTTCTGTTGCTTAATTTTTAATCCCGAGAAATTCATTTCCATATTTTTTCATCGGTCTGTGCAGTTTTAACACAGAGCCAGAAGTGCCCATCAGTTCTTAATTACTTCCTTCTTTTCCTGAGGACAACAAATGCTGTGGCAAGTATTCCAAGCGTAGCTATCCCACTCAAGAAAGGAGCCTCTTCGGTCACCTCATAACTTTCAGTCTGCCCTCCTACCTCAATGGTATATGTTCCTGGTTCATCCGCGGTGTGTGAGAATTCTACTGTTGTATTTTCATTCGGTTCCAGGGTTATGTTTTCGGAGTCAACCGGTTCGTTGTTAACCAGTAAATCCACTTGGGTTTCTCCTGCCACATTTCCGGTATTTGTGACATCCACTCTGATATTTACCGGACTACCTGCCTCAACCGAAGCTGGCTCTACTGTGAGATTCGAGAAGGTAAACTGTGGTGCATTTTCTATTACCTCGATAACAGTCTCTCCTTCTTCATACCCTTCTTTCGTAGCATTTATCATGTACGTGCCCGGAGCAGTAACCCAGTGAGATACGGTACCGTTTGAATTTGTCTGTTCAGCTATTCTTTGTCCGCCGAAGAAGACATCCGCTCCTGCAACAGGCTGGTTTTCTACGGAGTCCGTAACCATTATGCTAATCTGGTCTCCTTCCCGGACAGTTTCAGGTGAGACTGAAATCAGGAGTTTCAGGACTCCCTGTGCGACAACATCAATATCCTTACTTCCGGAAACATACCCTTCCCGATTTGCCGTCACAGTGAAGCTGCCTTCACTGCCCGGCGTAAAAGTCAGATTGCCATCATCGCCAGTAGTGCCTATTCTGTCGTTTCCAACAAAGACTTCAACATCTCCGACAGACACGTTTCTCGCAGTTACCGTGATATTAGCTTGTCTCCCGACCTCAAGGACATCTGGCATTTCGATATTCAGTTGATCTCTTTCCCCGATCTCGACTTCAACAAAGGGGTAAAAGCGCAGGACTGAAGCATCGGCAACCCTGAATTTGACATTGCCCATCAGGTCAATAACCTTATCTCTTGAAAGGGAGATTGAGTCCTCGTTTCTCATTGTGATGCCAGAATCGGAAATTGAGCTTACCTCCATTTCGCCGAAAGAGTCTCCCTCGGAAATTTCTATATAATCGTCCGAGACCTGGAATATCCCTTCCACAAACACGGCATCGGTTTCACGGGAACGGAAGACTGTGCTTACATGGACTGCAATGATAGGGACATCTTCAGCGCCTCCGATATCGGCTTCATAGATATAATCCCCGTTCGAGGAAATTATTCCCGAGTCCAGCTGTTCTCCGTCTTTATAAAGGTTAAAGAGTACTCTTTCCCCGTTAACGTCAACCTCAGCTGCTTCGAGGGAATAACCGTTTTCAAGGACTAAAGAAGAACCAGTAAACAGGGATCTTTTGTCATCATCGTCAATAAGAACTTTTGAAAGGATATTGTCAGAAAGTACACTTATGCTGTTCGAGTTACCAAGAGTGGCTTCAGGATATCCTGCAAAATACTTCTCTGCCATGAAGCCGATAACTTCATAGCTCCCCCAGTTTTCATGTTCGAACTCAACACGTGCCGGTCTTGTAGAATAGACGAGATCTCCGTCATCAATTGTCCTGCCATCGAGTTCTTCAATGACAAGGCTTTCAGTTGAGACATTTTCGTCGATATTATAGTAGAAACCTTCGAAGTTAAAAGGCGTCCAGGCCATAGTGTCAAACCTATCATCGTGTACTGTTCCCCTTAACTCATAGGTTCCGGGCTCTGAGATTTCAACTATTGGGGCAAAACGAAGATCATCGGCATCAGCGACAACGAAGCTCAGTTTACCCATGATATCGATGGTATCACCCCTTCTAAGTGTGATAGAGTCACTGTTTCTCATTCTTATGCCTGAACTTGAGGTGGAACTTACCTCCATTTTTCCGAACTCATCTCCATTCCGAATTTGCACATACTGATCAGAGATCTGGAAAATCCCTTCCACGAAAACTGCATTGGTTTCTCTGCCGCTGAAAATTTGGTCGAAATGGACTGCAATTATGGGCACATCTTCTACATCCCCTAGTTCAGCAGTATACACATAATCGTCATTGGAAGACAGGAAAGCGTCATCGACTATGTTGCCGTCCTTTTCAAGTTGTACCCAGACAGTATCTCCGTTTATATCAACCTCAACTATATTCAGGGAATATCCGTCCTCAAGAATGAGAGAAGAACCTGTGTATAGCGATCTCCTGTCATCGGAATCGATCAGAATCTTTGAAAGTTGCCCGTCAGAGATAACGCTGATCTCATCATCTGCAAAGCTTGAGTTTGCATTGTACCCTGC
This region of Methanosarcina flavescens genomic DNA includes:
- a CDS encoding energy-coupling factor ABC transporter substrate-binding protein, whose product is MSRKLEIIVLAIILIFAIQFVYMSSTTDAEYMGADGQAEDAIIEITGGTYEPVAEPFWEPPSGEIESLLFGLQAAIGAGILGYFFGYYRAKKRYESDLAYGEKSKSEGDSQSL
- a CDS encoding energy-coupling factor ABC transporter permease codes for the protein MHIMEGFLNAPWWQLWFIVSVPVILYGIYKMNRLVNEKREILPLLAVAGAFIFVLSALKLPSVNGSCSHPTGTGIAAIMFGPAISAVLGTIVLLYQALFLAHGGLTTLGANVFSMGIAGPLAAYIVYKAGMKARINFYFVVFLATAIGDWATYGVTSVQLALAYPEGNILTLGGFLAQLKIFGAIFGLTQLPLAIMEGAVSALLFKYVVNVKSDILVEMKVIEAAVVRKLRGSSA
- a CDS encoding YqaA family protein; its protein translation is MLEALTSFLADYGYLNLFVLSFLASTILPLGSEALIIALIYQDFNPFAVVMVATLGNFLGSCTTYYLGLKGRPVLEKYLSPSPEKIEKIEKFFKKYGLYTLLFTWVPGIGDIITMVAGLMQLPFRYFSVMVFLGKFGRYFTVAYLTAFFSN
- a CDS encoding S-layer protein domain-containing protein, whose product is MGTKTYTKILCLFLLLGLLSVNAAAQVSDSAGNRIWDENANQNLTYTWTPQTYSGFYYDLDTGEGSENLTVQLSEGSRTIGERNLQYETVPIQTAFEYTDWGSYEVIGFMAERYFAGYNANSSFADDEISVISDGQLSKILIDSDDRRSLYTGSSLILEDGYSLNIVEVDINGDTVWVQLEKDGNIVDDAFLSSNDDYVYTAELGDVEDVPIIAVHFDQIFSGRETNAVFVEGIFQISDQYVQIRNGDEFGKMEVSSTSSSGIRMRNSDSITLRRGDTIDIMGKLSFVVADADDLRFAPIVEISEPGTYELRGTVHDDRFDTMAWTPFNFEGFYYNIDENVSTESLVIEELDGRTIDDGDLVYSTRPARVEFEHENWGSYEVIGFMAEKYFAGYPEATLGNSNSISVLSDNILSKVLIDDDDKRSLFTGSSLVLENGYSLEAAEVDVNGERVLFNLYKDGEQLDSGIISSNGDYIYEADIGGAEDVPIIAVHVSTVFRSRETDAVFVEGIFQVSDDYIEISEGDSFGEMEVSSISDSGITMRNEDSISLSRDKVIDLMGNVKFRVADASVLRFYPFVEVEIGERDQLNIEMPDVLEVGRQANITVTARNVSVGDVEVFVGNDRIGTTGDDGNLTFTPGSEGSFTVTANREGYVSGSKDIDVVAQGVLKLLISVSPETVREGDQISIMVTDSVENQPVAGADVFFGGQRIAEQTNSNGTVSHWVTAPGTYMINATKEGYEEGETVIEVIENAPQFTFSNLTVEPASVEAGSPVNIRVDVTNTGNVAGETQVDLLVNNEPVDSENITLEPNENTTVEFSHTADEPGTYTIEVGGQTESYEVTEEAPFLSGIATLGILATAFVVLRKRRK